A region of Cellulophaga sp. RHA19 DNA encodes the following proteins:
- a CDS encoding aminoacyl-histidine dipeptidase: protein MSKDIRELEPKAVWNKFADLNAVPRPSKKEERVIQFMLDFGASLQLETLKDEVGNVIIRKPATPGLENKKMVTLQSHLDMVHQKNNDTVFDFDTQGIQMYVDGDWVRAQGTTLGADNGMGVAAIMALLESTNIPHPALEALFTIDEETGMTGAMGLKGGVLQGDILLNLDTEEDDEIDIGCAGGVDVTARRIYELEPVQANFTGYKVTVKGLSGGHSGMDIHRGLGNANKIMNRLLYNTSLATDLAISEIDGGSLRNAIPRESNAIVAIKVTDTFLTNFEEWVTTIKGELKVTEPNLTITLSEVALPENVMEKDAQHKMLRGLYAAHNGVYAMSASIVDLVETSNNIARVIVKDGAVKIGCLTRSSVNSGKMDLANALKSVFELADFTVEFSGEYPGWNPNPDSAILKVLSAQYETVFGAKAKVVACHAGLECGILGQNYPDMDMISFGPTIKGAHSPDERVSISSVQKFWKFTLEVLKNSPE, encoded by the coding sequence ATGAGTAAAGATATAAGAGAGTTAGAACCAAAAGCAGTTTGGAACAAATTTGCAGATTTAAATGCAGTACCAAGACCTTCTAAAAAAGAAGAGCGTGTAATACAGTTTATGCTAGACTTTGGAGCTTCTTTACAATTGGAAACTTTAAAAGATGAGGTTGGTAATGTTATTATAAGAAAGCCAGCTACTCCAGGTTTAGAAAACAAAAAAATGGTTACGTTGCAGTCTCATTTAGATATGGTACACCAAAAAAATAACGATACTGTTTTTGATTTTGATACTCAAGGAATACAAATGTATGTAGATGGTGACTGGGTTAGAGCTCAAGGAACTACTTTAGGTGCAGATAATGGTATGGGTGTTGCTGCAATTATGGCTTTGTTAGAAAGTACAAATATACCACACCCTGCTTTAGAGGCTTTGTTTACTATTGATGAAGAAACTGGTATGACAGGTGCAATGGGTTTAAAAGGAGGTGTTTTACAAGGCGATATTCTTTTAAATTTAGATACTGAAGAGGATGATGAAATTGATATAGGTTGTGCAGGAGGAGTAGATGTTACTGCTAGAAGAATTTATGAGTTAGAACCAGTACAAGCTAATTTTACAGGTTACAAAGTAACGGTTAAAGGTTTAAGTGGCGGTCATAGTGGTATGGATATTCACCGTGGCTTAGGTAACGCTAATAAAATAATGAATAGGTTACTTTACAACACAAGTTTAGCCACGGATTTGGCTATTTCTGAGATTGATGGTGGTAGTTTACGTAACGCTATACCAAGAGAAAGTAATGCTATTGTAGCTATAAAAGTAACAGATACATTTTTGACTAATTTTGAAGAGTGGGTTACTACAATAAAAGGTGAATTAAAAGTTACTGAGCCTAACTTAACTATTACATTATCTGAGGTAGCATTGCCAGAAAATGTAATGGAGAAGGATGCACAGCATAAAATGCTACGTGGTTTATATGCAGCGCATAATGGAGTGTATGCTATGAGTGCTAGTATTGTAGATTTAGTAGAAACGTCTAATAATATAGCAAGAGTTATTGTTAAAGATGGTGCTGTTAAAATAGGTTGTTTAACTAGATCTTCTGTTAACTCAGGCAAAATGGATTTAGCCAATGCCTTAAAGTCTGTTTTTGAATTAGCAGATTTTACAGTAGAGTTTAGTGGTGAATACCCAGGATGGAATCCTAATCCAGATTCTGCTATTTTAAAAGTATTAAGCGCACAGTATGAAACTGTTTTTGGAGCTAAAGCTAAAGTTGTGGCTTGCCACGCAGGTTTAGAATGTGGTATTTTAGGACAAAACTACCCAGATATGGATATGATTAGTTTTGGACCAACTATAAAAGGAGCGCACTCACCAGATGAACGTGTAAGTATTTCATCTGTACAAAAGTTTTGGAAATTTACTTTAGAGGTTTTAAAAAATAGTCCAGAATAA
- a CDS encoding glycoside hydrolase family 5 protein, whose amino-acid sequence MKTIALKTVLLAFILSFLSCDNSSSDLSDIINGNDTQEETTDEEETSSARAKTVVDAYGQLSVKGSKIVNKNDKPIQLRGMSLFWSQWMPQYYTKGTVSWLKNDWNATIVRAAMAVEDNDGYLSNPEREKAKVFTVIDAAIEQGIYVIVDWHSHHAEDHLNEAKKFFAEVAQKYGNAPNIIYEIYNEPLDGVSWNNTLKPYHEAVIKEIRKYDPDNIVICGTRVWSQRVDEVIGNEINDDNVAYTLHYYAASHKQYLRDVAKQAIDNDLAIFVTEYGTTQYTGDGYVDSAESKTWWKFLDDNKISWCNWSIADKNEKSAALTPGASGNGNWSLDQVTESGKLVRTELIEKNPKF is encoded by the coding sequence TTTATACTATCTTTTTTGTCCTGTGACAACTCGTCCAGCGACTTATCAGATATAATTAATGGTAACGATACACAAGAAGAGACTACAGACGAAGAAGAAACAAGTAGCGCAAGAGCAAAAACAGTTGTAGATGCTTACGGACAATTAAGCGTTAAAGGCAGTAAAATTGTAAACAAAAACGACAAACCTATTCAATTACGTGGAATGTCTTTATTTTGGAGCCAATGGATGCCTCAATACTACACAAAAGGTACTGTTTCTTGGTTAAAAAATGACTGGAACGCTACTATTGTTAGAGCAGCTATGGCTGTAGAAGATAACGATGGTTATCTTAGTAACCCTGAAAGAGAAAAAGCTAAAGTATTTACAGTAATTGACGCTGCTATAGAACAAGGTATTTATGTAATTGTAGATTGGCATAGTCACCACGCAGAAGATCACTTAAACGAGGCTAAAAAATTCTTTGCAGAAGTTGCTCAAAAATATGGTAACGCGCCAAACATTATTTACGAAATTTATAACGAACCTTTAGATGGTGTTTCTTGGAATAACACACTTAAACCATACCACGAAGCTGTTATTAAAGAGATTAGAAAATATGATCCAGATAACATTGTAATATGTGGAACAAGAGTATGGTCTCAACGTGTAGATGAAGTAATTGGTAACGAAATTAATGATGATAACGTTGCCTATACATTACACTATTATGCTGCAAGTCACAAACAATATCTTAGAGATGTTGCTAAGCAAGCTATAGATAATGACTTGGCTATTTTTGTTACAGAATACGGAACAACACAATATACTGGAGATGGTTATGTAGACTCTGCAGAAAGTAAAACATGGTGGAAATTTTTAGATGATAACAAAATATCATGGTGTAACTGGTCTATTGCAGATAAAAACGAGAAATCTGCTGCATTAACTCCTGGAGCTAGTGGAAATGGTAATTGGAGTTTAGACCAAGTAACTGAATCTGGAAAATTAGTACGAACAGAATTAATAGAAAAAAATCCTAAGTTCTAA
- a CDS encoding DUF3810 domain-containing protein, which translates to MKSKLKNGIVLFLPLQIVLVKWLANYPTFIEEYYSNGIYQYTSKFFRYLLGWIPFSVGDILYAILIVLTINYLITKRKYIKQKPLIFLRNVGVVLSIAYFTFHFCWGLNYYREPLYKTLQIKESHSLPELESFVYRLIEKTNTIHKTITKDSTKAVVMPYSKDEIYNLTTIRYKELQKTYPLFNYQTSSLKTSLFSTGLSYAGYGGYLNPFTNEAQVNGKIPLYRFPVVAGHEAGHQIGYSAENETNFIGYLVTVNNNDTYFKYAAYSYALSYCLSDIRRNNPELFDELYANLNVGVKKNYQELSTFWDNYENPMEPVLKSVYSTFLKANNQKDGMKSYSRVVTLLVAYHQKYPL; encoded by the coding sequence ATGAAGTCTAAACTAAAAAATGGTATTGTTCTATTTTTACCGCTACAAATAGTATTGGTAAAATGGTTAGCTAACTACCCTACTTTTATTGAAGAATATTATAGCAATGGTATTTATCAATATACTTCTAAGTTTTTTAGATATTTACTGGGGTGGATTCCTTTTTCTGTTGGCGACATTTTATACGCTATTCTTATTGTACTTACCATTAATTACCTTATCACAAAACGAAAATATATAAAGCAAAAACCTCTCATTTTTTTAAGAAATGTAGGGGTAGTATTGTCTATAGCCTATTTTACATTTCATTTTTGTTGGGGATTAAATTACTACAGAGAACCTTTATATAAAACGTTACAAATTAAAGAGAGCCATTCTTTACCAGAACTAGAGTCTTTTGTTTATAGGTTGATAGAAAAAACAAATACGATACATAAGACTATTACAAAAGATAGCACTAAAGCTGTTGTTATGCCTTATAGTAAAGACGAAATTTACAATTTAACCACAATAAGATACAAAGAGTTACAAAAAACATACCCATTATTTAATTACCAAACTTCTAGTTTAAAAACGTCATTATTTAGCACCGGGTTAAGCTATGCTGGTTATGGCGGATATTTAAATCCGTTTACTAATGAAGCTCAAGTAAATGGCAAAATACCTCTGTATAGGTTTCCTGTAGTTGCCGGCCATGAAGCTGGTCACCAAATTGGATATTCTGCAGAAAATGAAACCAATTTTATTGGGTATTTGGTAACTGTTAACAACAACGATACGTACTTTAAATATGCTGCATACTCTTATGCACTTAGTTATTGTTTAAGTGATATTAGGCGAAATAATCCCGAGTTATTTGATGAATTATATGCTAATTTAAATGTTGGAGTTAAAAAAAATTACCAAGAGCTAAGTACTTTTTGGGATAATTATGAAAACCCAATGGAGCCAGTTTTAAAATCTGTGTACAGTACTTTTTTAAAAGCAAATAACCAAAAAGACGGAATGAAAAGCTATAGTAGAGTAGTAACTTTACTCGTGGCTTATCATCAAAAATATCCCTTATAA
- a CDS encoding amidohydrolase family protein — protein MKKIIYILLVFCFTANGFAQQTPASPQKEAITIEGAVAHLGDGTVIENSLIMFEGGKITFVGDAKMKIARKGQVIDAKGKHVYPGFIAACTVLGLVEVDAVRASDDQAEIGGMIPHVRSLIAYNSESKVIESMRPNGVLMAQIAPRGGVIPGTSSVVQLDAWNWEDAAVKTDEGIHLHWPSSYRRGRWWMGEPRGLQPNKTYKKDINSIVDFIVNAKAYNETTAKPFHQEFAAMEGLFSGEQKMYVYADGEKEIIDAITTLKENKIKNVVLVGGYNAYKITDFLKENNIPVLVRAMHNLPSNNDDDYDLPYKMAKLLTDKGLLVGIQNNGEANFQNRNLPFYAGHAVAYGMDKEAALQLITSNTAKILGIDKTHGTLAVGKSATLFISEGDALEMRTNKLQKAFIDGRDVSLETHQTELYKRYMGKYNRGE, from the coding sequence ATGAAAAAAATTATATATATACTGCTAGTATTTTGCTTTACAGCAAATGGGTTTGCGCAACAAACACCTGCTAGTCCACAAAAAGAAGCTATTACCATAGAAGGTGCAGTTGCACATTTAGGAGATGGTACTGTTATAGAAAACTCTCTTATTATGTTTGAAGGTGGTAAAATTACCTTTGTAGGAGATGCTAAAATGAAAATTGCTCGTAAAGGGCAAGTTATAGATGCTAAAGGCAAGCACGTATACCCTGGGTTTATTGCTGCTTGTACCGTTTTAGGATTAGTAGAAGTAGATGCCGTTAGAGCTAGTGATGACCAAGCAGAAATTGGCGGAATGATACCACACGTAAGAAGTTTAATTGCTTACAATTCTGAATCTAAAGTAATTGAAAGTATGCGTCCTAATGGTGTGCTTATGGCACAAATAGCACCTAGAGGTGGTGTTATACCAGGTACATCTTCTGTTGTACAATTAGATGCTTGGAACTGGGAAGACGCTGCTGTAAAAACAGATGAAGGTATACATTTACATTGGCCAAGTTCTTACAGAAGAGGTCGTTGGTGGATGGGTGAGCCAAGAGGTTTACAGCCTAACAAAACTTATAAAAAAGATATTAATTCAATTGTAGATTTTATAGTTAACGCAAAGGCATACAATGAAACTACTGCAAAACCATTTCATCAAGAATTTGCTGCTATGGAAGGCCTTTTTTCTGGTGAGCAAAAAATGTATGTGTATGCAGATGGCGAAAAAGAAATTATTGATGCTATTACTACCCTAAAAGAAAACAAGATTAAAAATGTTGTTTTAGTTGGTGGCTATAATGCTTACAAAATAACAGACTTTTTAAAAGAGAATAATATTCCTGTTTTAGTTAGAGCTATGCACAATTTACCTAGTAACAATGATGATGATTATGACTTACCATACAAAATGGCAAAGCTATTAACAGATAAAGGCTTACTTGTAGGTATACAAAATAATGGCGAAGCTAATTTCCAGAACAGAAACTTGCCATTTTATGCAGGTCATGCAGTTGCTTACGGTATGGATAAAGAAGCAGCCTTACAATTAATTACGAGTAATACTGCAAAGATTTTAGGTATTGATAAAACTCACGGTACATTAGCTGTTGGCAAAAGTGCTACCTTGTTTATATCTGAAGGTGACGCTTTAGAAATGCGTACAAATAAGTTACAAAAAGCCTTTATAGATGGTAGAGACGTGTCTTTAGAAACACACCAAACCGAATTGTACAAAAGGTATATGGGTAAATACAACAGAGGAGAATAG
- a CDS encoding amidohydrolase family protein, which translates to MRIRLLSLALFLASATVFAQDYFPTNTGVKSKNNNYTAFTNAKIFVTPTQIVENGTLLIKNGKVIQVGKSVTVPKNSVTVDLKGKSIYPSFIDIYSDFGIAKPKASGGRSTQYEATRHGYYWNDHVMPENNALSVFKFDAKKAAEYQKAGFGVVNSHIQDGIARGTGILVTLNDDGTNSDRILDDRSAQYFSLTRSAVKNQSYPSSLMGSLALLRQMYSDAAWYANGNSDTKDLSLEALNKNKGLVQIFEAGDKGHALRADKIGDANNIQYVILAGGNEYESIADIKATNATYILPINFPVAYDVSNPYQADNVSLADMRGWNQAPSNPKVLADNGVPFTFTTHDLKSPAAFKDKLLRAIAYGLPKTKALEALTTVPAQILGKSNQIGSLQKGSYANFLITSGDIFDKSTALHENWIQGQKNVITNKDVKDISGKYNLAINGITYKLEIKGAADKPSATLKQDSTTIKSKFSYKEDWIDLAFTTNEGEKRYRMTGVVSPASDNISGKLVLPNGSESTFIATKTGDVDKKDKTKKDNDTPELLPITYPNVGYGYATKPKQENILFKNATVWTSEDAGILKNTDVLVKKGKIVKIGSNLSAGGATVVDATGKHLTAGIIDEHSHIAGLSINEGGQNSSAEVKMEDVVDNEDVDIYRNLAGGVTSIQLLHGSANPIGGRSALLKLKWGESANEMIYDNSPKYIKFALGENVKQSNWGSRSRFPQTRMGVEQMFIDYFQRGKEYDEKKKSGQPYRYDEEMEVIAEIINGERFISCHSYVQSEINMLMKVAEKFNFRVNTFTHILEGYKVADKMKEHGAGASTFSDWWAYKYEVNDAIPYNAAIMQSQGITVAINSDDAEMSRRLNQEAAKTVKYGDMTELEAWKMVTINPAKLLHLDNRVGSIKEGKDADLVLWNNHPLSVYAKAEKTLIEGVVYFDLEKDKQQRAAIKNERNKLIAMMLEEKEGGKPTQKPIKKQKPKFHCDTMDTEW; encoded by the coding sequence ATGAGAATACGACTCCTATCGCTTGCCTTATTTTTGGCAAGTGCTACTGTGTTTGCACAGGATTATTTCCCTACAAACACTGGTGTAAAATCTAAAAACAACAATTACACCGCCTTTACAAATGCAAAAATATTTGTTACTCCTACACAAATTGTAGAAAACGGTACACTACTTATTAAAAACGGAAAAGTTATACAAGTAGGCAAAAGTGTAACTGTTCCTAAAAATTCTGTTACTGTAGATTTAAAAGGAAAATCTATTTACCCTTCTTTTATTGATATTTACTCGGATTTTGGTATTGCTAAACCAAAAGCCTCTGGTGGAAGATCTACACAATATGAAGCTACAAGACACGGTTATTATTGGAATGACCACGTTATGCCAGAAAACAATGCGCTATCTGTTTTTAAGTTTGATGCTAAAAAAGCAGCTGAATACCAAAAAGCAGGCTTTGGTGTTGTAAACTCGCATATACAAGATGGTATTGCTCGTGGTACTGGTATACTTGTTACGTTAAATGATGACGGTACTAATAGTGACCGTATTTTAGATGACAGATCTGCTCAGTACTTTTCTTTAACAAGAAGTGCTGTAAAAAATCAATCTTACCCATCTTCGTTAATGGGATCTTTGGCCTTATTAAGACAAATGTATTCTGATGCTGCTTGGTATGCAAACGGCAATAGTGACACAAAAGATTTGTCTTTAGAAGCTCTTAATAAGAACAAAGGTTTGGTACAAATTTTTGAAGCTGGAGACAAAGGGCACGCGCTAAGAGCTGATAAAATAGGAGACGCTAATAACATACAATATGTAATATTAGCTGGTGGTAATGAGTACGAAAGCATTGCTGACATTAAAGCAACAAATGCCACTTACATTCTACCTATAAATTTCCCTGTAGCTTACGATGTTTCTAACCCATACCAAGCAGACAATGTTTCTTTGGCTGATATGAGAGGTTGGAACCAAGCACCATCTAACCCTAAAGTATTAGCAGATAATGGTGTACCATTTACCTTTACAACTCACGATCTTAAGTCGCCAGCGGCTTTTAAAGATAAATTATTAAGAGCTATAGCTTATGGTTTACCAAAAACTAAAGCTCTAGAAGCTTTAACAACGGTACCTGCACAAATACTTGGAAAATCTAATCAAATAGGTTCTTTACAAAAAGGTAGCTATGCTAACTTTTTAATTACTTCGGGTGATATTTTTGATAAAAGTACTGCTCTTCATGAAAACTGGATTCAAGGTCAAAAAAATGTAATTACAAACAAAGATGTTAAAGATATTAGTGGCAAGTATAACCTTGCTATAAATGGTATTACATATAAGTTAGAAATTAAAGGTGCTGCTGATAAACCTTCTGCAACCTTAAAACAAGATTCTACAACTATAAAATCTAAATTTTCTTATAAAGAAGACTGGATAGATCTTGCTTTTACTACTAATGAAGGAGAAAAAAGATATAGAATGACAGGTGTTGTGTCGCCTGCATCTGATAATATTAGTGGTAAGCTTGTATTACCAAATGGATCAGAATCTACTTTTATTGCTACAAAAACAGGTGATGTAGACAAAAAAGATAAGACTAAAAAGGATAATGATACTCCAGAGTTATTACCTATAACTTACCCTAATGTTGGTTATGGTTACGCAACTAAACCTAAACAAGAAAACATTTTATTTAAAAATGCTACGGTTTGGACAAGTGAAGATGCTGGTATTTTAAAAAACACAGACGTACTTGTTAAAAAAGGTAAAATTGTAAAAATTGGTTCTAATTTAAGTGCGGGTGGTGCTACAGTTGTAGATGCTACAGGCAAACACTTAACTGCTGGTATTATAGATGAGCATTCACATATTGCTGGTTTAAGTATTAATGAAGGCGGGCAAAATTCTTCTGCAGAGGTTAAAATGGAAGATGTAGTAGATAATGAAGACGTAGATATTTACCGTAACCTTGCTGGTGGCGTAACATCTATTCAATTATTACACGGTTCTGCAAACCCAATTGGAGGACGTTCTGCCTTATTAAAATTAAAATGGGGAGAAAGTGCAAATGAAATGATTTATGACAACTCTCCTAAGTACATAAAGTTTGCGCTTGGTGAAAATGTAAAGCAAAGTAACTGGGGTAGCCGTTCTCGTTTTCCACAAACTAGAATGGGTGTTGAGCAGATGTTTATAGATTATTTTCAGCGTGGTAAGGAATACGATGAAAAAAAGAAAAGCGGACAACCATATCGTTATGATGAGGAAATGGAAGTTATTGCCGAAATTATAAATGGAGAACGTTTTATTAGTTGTCACTCTTACGTACAATCAGAAATTAATATGTTAATGAAGGTTGCAGAAAAGTTTAACTTTAGAGTAAATACTTTTACGCATATTTTAGAAGGATATAAAGTTGCTGACAAAATGAAAGAACACGGAGCTGGTGCATCTACATTTAGTGACTGGTGGGCTTATAAGTACGAAGTTAACGATGCTATACCATATAACGCTGCTATAATGCAAAGTCAAGGTATTACCGTTGCTATTAATAGTGATGACGCAGAAATGTCTAGAAGATTAAATCAAGAAGCTGCTAAAACTGTAAAGTACGGAGATATGACCGAGTTAGAAGCTTGGAAAATGGTTACAATTAATCCTGCCAAATTATTACACTTAGACAACCGCGTAGGTAGTATTAAAGAAGGTAAAGATGCAGATTTAGTACTTTGGAACAACCACCCATTATCTGTTTATGCAAAAGCAGAAAAAACATTAATAGAAGGTGTTGTTTATTTTGATTTAGAAAAAGACAAACAACAAAGAGCGGCTATTAAAAACGAAAGAAACAAGCTTATTGCAATGATGCTTGAAGAAAAAGAAGGTGGAAAACCAACGCAAAAGCCTATTAAGAAACAAAAACCTAAGTTCCATTGTGACACTATGGATACGGAGTGGTAA